One genomic window of Pocillopora verrucosa isolate sample1 chromosome 8, ASM3666991v2, whole genome shotgun sequence includes the following:
- the LOC131791084 gene encoding ryncolin-1-like, with product MAVLWLTQFAIVTLNILLRILFVLANKDFCGSVYETRVDHALVGHVIQNNVVVDEFECQLKCMGNNSCKSINVHPSDSNGKRSCELNNKTRQMKPGHFKKKKGSTYYSSVQASCMDVSRGRKQTIKSGQCHPRYIGKHCETPTRGLYFNQPGHSCKDILEAGDSKGDGEYWIVPEKNGTPLKVFCDMTTDGGGWLLIYNVIAEGTVPPTNLNKEETYEGVSRYRNNRMVLSPNGMRELRSRISFTQLRFHCRKQQHGRTFHVKTAANSSGEAVARFFAGDADAFPKACGSFEKLKGDNSVLASRCVEWGKENGAYRVGKWGHEGYKELYIYSAFIRGRSHWRTWPGYHIWLCDDVADDLSRGDFWKIYVR from the exons ATGGCTGTTTTATGGCTGACCCAGTTTGCGATTGTTACTCTTAACATCCTTTTGAGAATCCTGTTTGTCCTGGCAAACAAAGACTTTTGCGGAAGCGTTTATGAAACTCGAGTCG ACCATGCCTTGGTAGGTCATGTTATCCAGAACAATGTTGTTGTGGACGAGTTTGAATGCCagttaaaatgtatgggaaataACAGCTGTAAGTCGATCAATGTTCATCCCAGTGATAGCAATGGAAAACGTAGCtgtgagttgaataataaaacaCGGCAGATGAAGCCAGGTCAtttcaaaaagaagaaaggatctACATACTATAGCTCTGTTCAG GCCTCCTGTATGGATGTTTCGCGCGggcgaaaacaaacaattaaaagcGGCCAGTGTCATCCAAGATACATaggaaaacattgtgaaacaC ctACCAGAGGCTTATATTTCAATCAGCCTGGTCATTCCTGTAAGGAC ATTTTGGAAGCTGGAGACTCTAAAGGAGATGGGGAGTACTGGATCGTCcctgaaaaaaatggaactcctttaaaagtattttgtgacatgacaactgatggaG GAGGCTGGCTCCTAATCTATAACGTTATTGCTGAGGGAACTGTACCCCCCACCAATTTGAATAAAGAAGAGACATATGAAGGAGTCAGTCGTTACAGAAACAACAGAATGGTTCTCTCACCTAACGGTATGCGAGAGCTGAGATCCCGCATAtctttcactcagctgagattccactgccgtaAACAGCAACATGGACGAACGTTTCATGTCAAAACGGCCGCGaacagctctggtgaagctgtagCCAGGTTCTTTGCCGGTGATGCCGACGCTTTTCCCAAAGCCTGTGGCTCATTTGAGAAACTCAAGGGAGACAACTCAGTCCTTGCAAGTAGATGCGTAGAATGGGGGAAGGAAAACGGTGCATATCGTGTTGGAAAATGGGGACATGAAGGGTATAAGGAGCTGTATATATACTCAGCATTCATTCGGGGTCGATCTCATTGGCGCACGTGGCCTGGATATCACATCTGGCTATGCGATGACGTGGCGGACGATTTGTCGCGCGGCGACTTTTGGAAGATTTATGTCCGTTAA